In the genome of Lacipirellulaceae bacterium, the window TCATCAAGCCTTGCCTGCTCCACCCGCCCAGGATGAAATTGAATTCTACCGTCTCGTTCAATTCGGGAATCAATCACTTCCGCATGGGCTTCATTCCTTACTTTTCCAACAATCATCAGTCTCGCACGCGAATCTTCCAGCTCTTTGAATTGGTCAATGAGACCGAGTATTCCTTTATAGGGTCGGACTTGCCCAACAAAAAGGAAAAGTACGCTTGTCGAATCAAGACCCAACTCATCTCGAATCTGATGCCTTTGATTCGGAGCAACTACACTGCTTGGATAGTTGCCGTGTGGAATGACGAATGTCTTTTCAAGTAATCTCACGCCATACTTCTCTGCTAGCGCACCTTTAGCGTACTCGCAATGCGAAATAACTCCATCGACCAGACGCAAAAAAAAACGCATGAACCAACGCTCTACTTTCGGATAGGCGTTCTCATGGTTATGCAAATTGTGAAGCGTCCAGACGAATCGTCTCCCCCGCAGCTTAAGCAGGAGAAAGCAGAATCCTGTTAGTAGTGACTTCAACACGGTCGAAACGAGACTCTTGCGAAATAGATAATCATCCAGCCAATGAACGTGAATAACGCTTGGCGAACGACCAAAGGCAAGCTTGATCAGAGGTTTCATACCTCGCGGTAGGTTTTCGACCTTAACCCCAGTTTTCTCTACAGACTCGGCTAAGAGATCTTGATAGGGGTTACCCGAGCCCTGATAGGGCAAGCAGCCAACCAAAAGATGATCAGGATCGTGATCCATAAGTGCTAGTGACTTTGCATCGATGCAGCAGTGTCGCGGCCCTATTTCGTCCTTGGCCGGAGGTGGCTAATAGCTCAAGACACAGCTATTATGTTTAGCAACCGTACTTTGACTAGAAGCAGTTTCAACAATCCATCAGCCCTTCGGGCGTCAGCCCTCGGCTGCCTTGGAGTCGGACAAGAACGCGTTGCGGCTGCTATTATAAATGGCCATTACTCTTTGAGTCTACGCAACGCTGTATGCTATTCACGAATCTCGACGAATTTACCGCTCAGAAGCAGAACCCCAATCGCGTTGTCGTGATTGGGGCGGGGGCCGTCGGGATCCATCTGGCGGTGCAACTGGTGCGGGCTGGGCGCGAGGTGGTCGTCCTCGAAGCGGGTGACGAAACGCTGAGTAACTTTTCTTCTGACAGTTACTCGGTAATCGGCCGCAAGCATGAGGGAATCCGACTTGGACGCAGCGTCGCCCTCGGGGGCACGACGAACCTCTGGGGCGGGCAACTCGTTGAGTTCAACCCGCTCGACTTCAACGGGCGAGACTGGCTGCCAGGCTCAAAATGGCCCGTGAGCTATGAAGAGTTCGCCCCGTATTACGGTCCGACCTACGATGCCCTCGGGATCGATCAGGATCTCCAAAAAGATGAATTCGTCTGGAAGTCACTGAAGAAGGATAAACCCAAACTGGGAACCGAGGTCGAGCTTTTTCTCTCTCGCTGGCTCAAAATACCTAACCTTGCCGCCATCTTCCGCGAAGAGATCGAAACGAAACCGAAACTATCGGTCGTTCTCAACACGACGG includes:
- a CDS encoding glycosyltransferase family 4 protein; this translates as MPYQGSGNPYQDLLAESVEKTGVKVENLPRGMKPLIKLAFGRSPSVIHVHWLDDYLFRKSLVSTVLKSLLTGFCFLLLKLRGRRFVWTLHNLHNHENAYPKVERWFMRFFLRLVDGVISHCEYAKGALAEKYGVRLLEKTFVIPHGNYPSSVVAPNQRHQIRDELGLDSTSVLFLFVGQVRPYKGILGLIDQFKELEDSRARLMIVGKVRNEAHAEVIDSRIERDGRIQFHPGRVEQARLDEYLCAADVFVAPFTEVLTSGSVILAISNGLPCIVPSLGCLPETLQTQPELVYQSDLPDDLGQKLQYAIDHSEDLAAIGESNYRYARDSLGWEAIGQKTAALYRSSPIPNT